From one Bos javanicus breed banteng chromosome 15, ARS-OSU_banteng_1.0, whole genome shotgun sequence genomic stretch:
- the OMP gene encoding olfactory marker protein — protein sequence MAEDEPKPSQLSMPLVLDRDLTKQMRLRMESLTQRGQKRQDGEKLLRPSESVYRIDFIQQHRLQFERWDVELDQPGKVTITGTSQNWTPDLTNLMTRQLLDPAAIFWRKEDSEAMDWNEADALEFGERLSDLAKIRKVMYFLITFSEGLEPANLKASVVFNQL from the coding sequence ATGGCGGAGGACGAGCCGAAGCCTTCTCAGCTCAGCATGCCGTTAGTCTTGGACCGGGACCTGACCAAGCAGATGCGGCTGCGCATGGAGAGCCTGACGCAGCGCGGGCAGAAGCGCCAGGATGGCGAGAAGCTGCTGCGGCCGTCCGAGTCCGTGTACCGCATTGACTTCATCCAGCAGCACAGGCTGCAGTTTGAGCGCTGGGACGTCGAGCTCGACCAGCCGGGCAAGGTCACCATCACGGGCACCTCCCAGAACTGGACGCCCGACCTCACCAACCTCATGACGCGGCAGCTGCTCGACCCCGCGGCTATCTTCTGGCGCAAGGAGGACTCGGAGGCCATGGACTGGAATGAGGCCGACGCCCTGGAGTTCGGGGAGCGCCTGTCCGACCTGGCCAAGATCCGCAAGGTCATGTACTTCCTCATCACCTTCAGCGAGGGCCTCGAGCCCGCCAACCTCAAGGCTTCCGTGGTCTTTAACCAGCTCTGA